TGACTACGATTCTAGGCGGAAACATACAACAAGCTTGCAATGCTGCTGAAATTGCTATGGAACATCATTTAGGGCTAACTTGCGATCCTGCTTTTGGGCTTGTGCAAATTCCTTGCATTGAACGCAATGCCTTTGGCGCGATTAAAGCCATTAGTGCTGCACGAATGGCAATGACACGCAAAAGCCATCCTGTAGTTAGCTTAGATAATGTGATTGCAACTATGTATCAAACTGGCAAAGATATGAATGCAAAATATCGCGAAACTGCTCTTGGCGGACTTGCCAAAACGCTTAGCAAAAGTGTGTGCTAATGCAACTTTTTATTTGTGGCAGTCATACTGATGTAGGAAAAACTTCTGTAAGTGCTGCATTGTGTTATGCTTTTGGGTTTGAATATTTTAAATTAGTCCAAGCTGGAATCCCAACAGATAGCCAAAAGATTCAAACTCTAAGCCCTCAAACCAAAATCCACCCACAAGGCATTCTTCTTCAAACTCCTGCAAGCCCACATATTGCAATGCAAAAAGAAAATATACAATACAATGGGCTAGAAATCCCCTTACCTCCCTCCAATCATCTCTTAATTGAAAGTGCTGGTGGGCTTTTTACGCCTTTAGATTCTTGCGTGTGTATGATTGATTATCTCCAAAAATATCATTTTCCAACACTTTTAGTGGGAAGCTATTATCTAGGCGGAATCAATCATATCTTACTAAGCATTGAAGCACTCAAACAAAGGAATATTGAGCTTCTAGGACTTATCATCTCTGGGGAACAAAATCCCCAAATGGATTGGTTTATTCAAAATTATAGCTCTATTAAAATTGCCCATTTCCCCACCTACACTAACGACTTCCAAACCAAAGCCCAAAACCTTAAAAATTCGCTCAAAAAAAATGGAATCTTAAACTCAAAGTGATATTTTAAGAGAGAAAACGCTAAAATTACAGAAAAATTATTTAAGGTTACACAATGAAGCTTAGACTCCCACACGCACCTTATATTGGAAACAAAATAGCACTCGATTTATCAAACTGCGGATTTGTTAGTCTTTTACACGGAATAGAAGGCATTAGCAAAGTGGCACAAAACTTTATTGAAGAAGATATCAAAGAAGAAATGAAAATCGAAGAAAAAGCAAGAGAAATTTTAGAAGAAAATCTTGATGAAATTGAATTTATGCGAGCTGATGAACACCAGCTCTTTTGGAAAATCAAACATAAGCTTGCCGAAAATGAAGGTTTTATTTTAAATTGGGAAGATCGCTACAATCACCTTGCACACAAAATACTTGATGAACTTTATGAAGAAGATTTAATTGAATATTCTACCTCTGAAACACGCGTAAAAAATGTTATTTTTAAAGCCATTGATGGCTATATCAAAATCTACAATGAAATAGAAGATGTTGTTAATGAAAAAATTAGCAATTATAAACGCAAAATTGTTTTTGGCTCTGAAGAATATGATTTAATCTTTGACAGACTTTATCAAGAGGAACTCAAAAAGAAAGGATTCCTATAATGCAAACCTTAAAAAACGCTTGGATTTATTTAGAAAATGGAATGTTTTTTGAAGCAAAAAGCTTTGGTGCAAACAAGACAGCAACAGGCGAACTCGTCTTTAATACCTCAATGACTGGCTACCAAGAGATCACCACTGATCCAAGCTATGCTGGGCAGTTTATTTGCTTTACAATGCCAGAAATTGGAATTGTTGGTGCAAATCCAAAAGACACAGAAAGCCATAGTATCTTTGCTAAAGGCATTTTGTGCCATAATTATAATACTTTTTATTCTAATTTTCGTGCAACAGAAAGCTTAGGGCAATTTTTACAACAATATGATTGTATGGGAATTTGCGGATTAGATACAAGAATGCTAACGCAAACCATAAGAAAACAGGGAGCAATGATGATGATAGCTTCCACAGAAATTTCAGATAAAAATGAACTCAAAAAAATCCTTGAATCTTCCCCAAGAATCGAAGCTATTAACTATATCAAAGAAGTAAGCACCAAAGAAAACTATACACATAATGAAGGGCGGTTTGACTTTAATCTTATGAATTTTTCAAAACCAATAACCACCAAAAAGATTCTCGCCATTGACTTTGGAATTAAAAAAAGCATTCTAAGGGAGCTTGTGAATGCAGGATTTAGCGTAGAGGTGATTCCACATTGCTTTGATGCAGAATCGCTTATCAAACGCTATAGCAATAAAGAATTTGATGGGATATTTTTATCTAATGGACCAGGAGATCCACAAGTTTTAGATCAAGAAGTCGCTCAAATCAAAAAACTCATTGAAGCAAAAATTCCAATTTTTGCCATTTGTCTAGGACACCAACTGCTCTCTTTAGCACAAGGCTATCCTACACACAAGCTAAAGTTTGGACATCACGGAGGTAATCACCCTGTCAAAAATCTGCTCACCAATCAAGTAGAAATTACAGCCCAAAATCACAATTATTCCGTGCCAGAATCTATTCAAGAAATCGCAGAAGTTACTCATCGCAATCTCTTTGATGGAACAATTGAAGGTTTAAGATACAAAAATGCTCTTATTTGTTCGCTTCAGCACCACCCAGAAGCAGGACCTGGACCTTCTGAATCTACAGCGCTTTTTAGTGAGTTTGCAAAATTAATAGAAGAATCTAAAGCCTAAAAGGCTTTAAATTGAATGCTATTCAAACCATTCTCAATCAACTAGAACAATCTTCAAATCTCCGCATTCTTTTCCCGCAAAAACACAAAGATTTAGAAATCCAAAAAAATGGCAAATGGCTTTTAAATCTTGCAAGTAACGACTATCTAAACCTTGCAAGTAATCAAAATTTCATTGCAGAATTTTTGGATTCTGATCTTTTTAGAGACAATTGTTTTTTTAGTGCTTCTTCTTCGCGTAGTTTAAGTGGAAACTTTGAAATTTATGAAGCTTTTGAATCTTATTTAGAATCGCTTTTTAATAAAAAAGCTCTACTTTTTAATAGTGGTTATCACGCAAATGTAGGTGCCCTTAGTGCACTTGGAAAGCTTAAAAATGTCCTTTTTTTAGCCGATAGAAGCATTCACGCAAGCCATATTGATGGATTAAAGTCTTTTGGTAAAATTGCTTTTAAACGCTTTTTGCATAATGATATGCAAGATTTAAGAAAACTGCTAGAACATAATGCCAAAAATTTTGAAGCTATTTTTATTTTAAGCGAAGGGCTTTTTAGTATGGAGGGCGATTTTGCAAAAATACAATCCCTTATCGCACTAAAAAAACAATTTAAAAATGTTTATTTATATATTGATGAAGCCCATAGCATAGGGAGTTTTGGGCAAAATGGCTTAGGGCTTTGTTATCCCATTTTAAAAGAAATTGATTTTCTTATTTTGACTTTTGGTAAAGCAATAGCTTCTATGGGTGCGTGTGTGCTATGCCAAAGTGATTTCAGAAATTATTTTATCAACTTCTCAAGAAGCCTAATTTACTCAACAGCATTACCACCTGTTAATATTGCAATGAGTTATTTTTCCTTTTTGCATTTGCCCAATTTACAAAAACAAAGAGAAAGGCTCTCTAACATTAGTCAAGATTTTAAAATACTTTTGCAAAACAATCTTCAATATGAGATTTTAGGGGAATACAATATTTTAAGCCTTGTTTTAAAAGATAATCACAAGGCTATATTTTTTCAAAAAGAACTAGAAAAAAGAGGCTTCTTTGCTCCCGCCATTAGACCCCCAACCATTCCACAAAATCAAGCTTGTTTGCGTTTTTCTCTAACCCAAAAGATTCCATTTAATCAACTTGAATCCTTATGTGATTCCCTAAAAGAAATTGATTATGAATATTTATCATAAGATTAATAATAATAAAAATATTTTATTATTATTTGGTGGCTTTGCATCGCATTTTAGTCATTTTCAAAACTTTATCCCTAGCAATTACGATTGGATTTTACTCTCACATTATCAACATTTGGATTTTTCAACACTAGAAAATTTGCTACTTCCCTTGCAAAACAAAAATCTCCATTTGCTTGGATTTTCTATGGGAGTTTGGGTGGCTCATTTGTTTTTAAATCAAACTTCTATTGCTTCTAAATTCAAATCCAAAACAGCAGTAAATGGAACTGAGTATGGCATCCACGAAACCTATGGAATCAATCCCAAACTCTTTGCACTCACGCAAAAAAAATTCAATCTAGAATCATTTAAACAAAATCTTTTTGGCAATCATTACCCACCCCCAAAGAATTTTTTATTTTTAGAAGAATCTCTACTCAAAGATGAGTTAAAATTTTTCTTAGATCATCAGCACCATATGGACAATTCCTCAAAATGGGATAGAATCATTATCTCATCTAATGATCTTGTTTTCCCCACACAAACACAAAAAAACTTTTGGGACTGCCAAGGATATAAACAGCAAATTTTAGAAATTGATGCTCCTCATTTTGCTTTTTTTGATTGGAAGTTTTGATGCTAAAAACCACCTTACAAAAAACTTTTTCTAAAGCACAAAATACTTACAACAAAGAAGCAATAATCCAAAATATAATGCAAGATACTTTGCTAGAGATTCTTACCCATCATCAAAATAACTCGCATTTTCAAAACATCCTAGAATTAGGTTGCGGCAGGGGTGGATTTTCAGAAAAAATAAGCAAAAAATTAACATATGATAATTTTGTAGCATTGGATTTAATAGATTTTTCCCAAAGCTTTTTAGGCAAAAATATAGAATTCTTACAATTTGATATTGAAAATTTAGAAATGATAAAAAATATTTATCAAAATATTACTTTTGATTTGATTGCTTCTAATGCTGCCCTGCAATGGACTAATCAATTTAAACTCCTGCCTAAATTTAGCCAACTCGCACACAAAAACTCTCTCTTACTTCTAGGAATCTTTGGCAAACATAATCTATGGGAAATGCGAGAATTCTTAGGTAATGGACTAGAATACCTTGATACCTTCAATTACAAAACACTCTTGCAACAAGAATGGGAAATCTTGGAATGTTTTAGCACATTGCACACTTTGCATTTTCATCATCCCCTAGAAGTCTTTAGGCATCTCAAAAATACCGGTGTGAATGTCTATAGCACTTCCCTTACTCTCACAAAAACTCATCTAAAATCTTATGAGGAACGCTTTGAAAATAATCTTACTTATGAGCCACTCTATATTTTTGCGCAAAAAAAGTAGAATCTTAGAAAAACAATGTTATAACTCCACAAATCATTTTTAGGATCAAAAATGGGAAAATCATTCACCCAAACTCCCTATTATTTGCAAAAAGCCATTAAGGATTTTTTTAATCCTTTTATTCTCAGACTCGCACTCCTTCCATTTATTATTTCTTTAGTTTTTTGGATTACTATTTTTTATTTTTTTAGCAAGGATGTGATGACAAATTTATTTGCCTTGATTCAACCCTATTTAACCATTGAAACTTCTTGGCTTTCTTGGATTCAAGCTCCGCTAGAGTTTCTTGCTCATACTTTTTTATTTATCATTATAATGGTATTTTTTTGGTTATTACAATTCTTAACACTTATGTTAATCAATGCTTTTTTAACCCCTTTTGTTGTTCAATTTATTCATAAACAACATTATTCTTCTATTTTGATTCAACCTGACACAGCCTTTTTTGTTTCTCTTTTATTTTTGATCATTTCTTATGTGATCTATGCAATGCTTTTTTTATGTTTGCTTCCTTTTTACTTTATCCCACCCATTTGGATAATTGGAATCACTTTTTTAAATTATTGGCTATTTTCTAAAATACTTCTCCAAGATGTTGGCGAAAATATTTTTAGCCAACAAGAATTTACCCATACTAAACAAATCCATAAAAATGCTATAAGAAGCTTAATAATACCTCTATTTCTTTTAAGCCTTATTCCTTTTGTTAGTTTTTTTGTGCCTCTTTTTTCTTCTATTGCTCTTACACATTTATTTTTTCATATCAAGGGGGATTTAAAAGATGGAAATTCAAATTGAACGCGCCGTTTTAAGCTCTATTTTTTTTGATCCAGAACAACTAGATTTTGTTTCTGAGACACTCGCACCCGAAGATTTTTCATACACGCCTAATCAAAATATTTTTGCTGCTATGTTAGAACTTAGGCGACTTGATATGCCTATTGATGAAGAATTTATTCTCAAAAAATCCACAAAATCTCGCCCTATCGATCAAGAAGAAATTCTAAATATTCTAAGCACAAGCCCCATTAGTGATATTCACGCTTATACAAAAGAAATTAAAGAAGATTCTACAAGAAGAAAATTGCATTCCCTAGCTATGAAAATTAATGAAGCAAGTAATGATTCAGATAACCCTGCAAAAGATATTATCGACTATCTTCAAAGCGAACTTTATAAAATCACCAACATTCACGAAAATAAAGAATTTCGTGATTCTAAAGAAGTAACAACCGCTACTTTGCGTTACATTGAAGAAATCAAAAAACGCGGAAATTCTGTGCTTATTGGTGTAGATACAGGCTTTCACTCACTTAATGAAAAAACCACCGGCTTTGGAAAAGGAGATTTGATTATTGTCGCAGCGCGTCCTGCAATGGGTAAAACCACGCTTGTTTTGAATATGGCACAAAAAGCATTAGATACAGGCAGAGGAGTTGCGTTTTTTAGTCTTGAAATGCCCGCTGAACAACTAATGTTAAGAATGCTTTCGGCTAAAACTTCTATTGCCTTACAACATTTACGCGTAGGAAATTTACAAGATGAAGAATGGGAACAACTCTCTCACGCAGCTGATATTATGGCAAATGCACCACTTTTTATTGATGATAATAGCCTCCTTACTATTCATCAATTCCGCACTAAAATGCGAAAAATTAAATCAAAGCACCCAGAAATTGGACTTGCTGTAATTGATTATTTACAACTTATGAGTAGCACTGATGGCAAAAAAGATCGCCACCAAGAAGTAAGCGAGATTAGTAGAGGACTAAAAATGATTGCAAGGGAATTAGAAATTCCCATCATCGCCCTTTCTCAACTTAATAGAAGTCTAGAATCCCGAAGCGACAGACGCCCTATGCTTTCAGATTTACGAGAATCTGGATCTATTGAGCAAGATGCGGATATTATTTTGTTTGTTTATCGTGATGCTGTTTATAAACAAAAAGATGAAAAAGAAAAAGAAGAAGCTGCTAGAAAAGAAGGCAAGGAATATAAATCCACATTTGTCCCAAAAAATGAAGAAGAAGCAGAAATTATTATTGGAAAACAAAGAAATGGTCCAACAGGCGTTGTTAAACTTACTTTTCACAAGCATTGCACACGATTTGTTGATTCTACTGATTCAAGTAATGCCCTAGAAATCATCTATGAATCCACCGCACAAACAACACAAACGCATTTCACACCGCCAGAAAATAATCAAATAGAAGCCCCTATCATTTAAAATTTACTCTCAAATCTTTCAATAAAAAAGCCTTTAGTAAAGACTTGAGAGACAAAAAGTATCACAGAATTTCACGCCTATAAAAAAGTAAAAAGATTCTTACCTAAAATTATTTTAATATGTGCAATTCTTTGCTATACTCTAGAGAATTTATTTCTAACAAAGGACACTTATGAAAATAACTTACACTCTTACAGACGAATCCCCAGCATTAGCGACTTATTCTTTTTTACCTATTGTTAAAGCCTTTTTAAAAAAAGCAGAAATTGAAGTTGAAACTTCTGATATTTCATTAGCTGCTAGAATCCTAGCTCAATTTCCAGAAAATGGTTATAAAGACGAACTAGCTTTACTTGGAAATCTTGTAGAAAAACCTGATGCAAATCTCATCAAAACGCCTAATATCTCTGCTTCCATTCCACAACTTAAAGCTGCTATTGCTGAATTGCAACAAAAAGGCTTTAAGATTCCAAACTTCCCTGATGAGCCAAAAAATGATGCAGAAAAAACTATTAAAGAAAAATATCAAAAGGTATTAGGAAGTGCTGTAAATCCCGTTTTGCGACAAGGAAACTCCGATAGAAGAAGCACCAAAGCTGTTAAAGAATATGCCAAAAAAAATCCTTACAAAGTGGTGCCTTTTAATAAAGATTCTAAAAGTCGAGTTTCTTATATGCAAAAGGGAGATTTCTTTGATAATGAAAAAGCAATTTTAATCCAAAATCCAACCACTGCAAAGATTGAATTCATTGGAAGCAAAGGCACTGAAATCCTAAAAGATAATTTAAAACTAGAAAAAAATGAGATTCTAGATGCGACCTTTATGAGCGTGGAAAATTTAAGTCAATTTTATGAAGACCAAATAAAAATTTGCAAAAATGAAAATCTCTTACTCTCTTTGCATTTAAAAGCCACAATGATGAAAGTGAGCGATCCTATTATCTTTGGTTATGCTGTTAAAGCATACTTCAAAGAATTATTTGATAGCTTTAAAGAAGAATTTGAAACACTTGGAATCAACCCAAATAATGGTATTTCAGAGCTTCTAAGCAAAATAGAAAATTCTAGCAAAAAAGCAGAAATACTTGCTAAATATAATGAGATTCTTGCCAAAAATGCTCCACTTTCTATGGTTAATTCTGACAAAGGAATTACAAATTTACATGTTCCTAGCGATGTGATTGTAGATGCTTCTATGCCTGCAATGTTAAAAAATGGCGCAAAACTTTGGGATAAAGAAGGCAAAGAACGCGATACTAATGCACTAATTCCTGATAAAACTTATGCAACTATTTATGAGGCTGTGATTGAGGATTTACACCAAAATGGAACACTTGATCCAAAAACTCTAGGAAGTGTCTCTAATGTAGGCTTGATGGCAAAAAAAGCTCAAGAATATGGTTCTCACGATAAAACTTTCGTTGCAAAAGAAGATGGTATTTTTAGAATCACTGATAAAAATGGTAATACACTCTTAGAACACAAAGTGCAAAAAGGCGATATTTACAGAGCTAATCAAGCTAAATACGATGCTGTTTTAAATTGGATTGATTTAGGAATCCAAAGAGCAGATATCACTGGAAACACTGCAATCTTTTGGCTTGATGAAAAACGCCCTAGCAATAAAATTATGATTGACTTAGTTAAACAAAGATTGCAAGAAAAAGGCAAAGAAATTGCAATTTTAGCTCCTAAAGAGGCTTGTTTAGAATCACTTAAACTTATTCGTGCAGGAAAAGACTGCATTTCAATCACAGGCAATGTATTGCGAGATTACTTGACAGATTTATTCCCCATTTTAGAACTTGGCACAAGTGCAAAAATGCTCTCTGTAGTGCCAATGCTAAATGGTGGAGCTATGTTTGAGACAGGAGCAGGAGGAAGTGCTCCAAAACAAGTAGAACAACTTATTGAAGAAAATCACTTGCGTTGGGATAGCTTGGGAGAATTCTTAGCCTTGCAAGCAAGTTTAGAATTTTTTGCTCAAAAAACTAATAATGCTAAAGCTCAAATACTAGCAAACTGCCTTGATGAAGCAATCGCCAAATGGCTTGATAACAACAAAGCTCCATCAAGAAAAGTCAAAGAAGATGACAACCGCACTAGTCATTTTTATTTGGCAATGTATTTTGCAAATGCACTAGCCAATCAAAATAAAGATACAAATCTACAAGACTTCTTTAAAACTATAGCAGAAGAATTCAATGCTAATGAAAGTAAGATTCACCAAGAATATCTAGAAGCTCAAGGTGTAAAAGTAGATTTAGGTGGTTATTATAAATTTGATGATGCAAAATGCAATGCGATTATGCGTCCAAGTGCAACTTTCAATACTATTTTAGAGAAAATCTCTAAATAAACCTTTGGGGCTTTTGCTCCTTAACTGCTTCCTTTAGCCTTCAAAATATAATCCATTAAACCTTTTGTTAAAGCAAACACATTTCATCAATTTTTGTTAGTAAATTACATTAATTTTTAGAGTTTTTTAGAAAGTATTAGCACATAAATTGTGTGTAATGAGATAATAAGACTTAGGGCTTAATTAAAATTATATTTTGAAAATAACTCACAAGGGTTAAGTTTAAATTGTAGCATCTTAGCACTTTCTCTGCCACCATCACCACCTTTTCTTTGTATCGTAATCTTACCTATTTTTAAACTGCCTTTTTCTGTAATTCTTACTTCACCACTATAAAAATTTATAACCTCATTAATAGGTTTTAAAATCCATTGCAAATCTTTTAATTCCTATTTCAAAATTACCAAAAACCACTCACTAGCAAATTGGCCTCTACCTTTTAAAATATCATTTAAAATCAATATTTTATTTTTTTCAAAAAACTCAACTACACTAGCTTGTTCTGCCTGTAAAAATTCATCTAAAAACATCCGCCTTGAATCTCTCGGATTATCTATGTTAGGAGGAATTTCGCCACTAAAGCGTTGTAAAATATTACAAATATTATCTGGGATATTCCACAATGCTTTATAAGATTTTATCCAACGCTTATCAATTTGATTAAAACCTTGCGGATTTGATACAAGCTTTACTTGAATATTTTGCACATCTTGTAAATTTTTCAATTTTATTTGTATTAAAATCACGACTTGTACATCTGCCTTGTAGCTCCCTTTAATTTTTTGTGCCTTCACTTCTTTGATTTCTGAGAGTTGATAATTCATTGCTCTTAGCCATTCTTGAGCCAATGTATCACTTTCCCAATTATTAAATGTAGTAACTACGAAATCCTCATTTTAAAACCCTTTTTGGCTGTTTTTGATCCCAATTCAATTTTATCCATTGCTACCTTCTCTTAATTTTGTTGCAAGTGCTTCTATTACATTTACGCTCATAGCATTTCCACATTGCCTTAAAATATCGCTTTGCTTTAAAGTGTTTATTTTTATTTTGAAGTCTTGTAATTTATCAAATCCTTGTAGCTTTAATGCCTCATATCCACTCAATTTATATAACTTTTTATTATATACATAAAGCAATCCCTGTCTATCTCTTCTTATTGTTGGAATTTTATTCCTATACAATCTTAAATCACTTTGTCTTGTGTCTAAGATTAAAAAATCTTCCTCTAATAATGATGCCAAATCATATTTATTTTGATTGTATTTATTATTTAAATACTTTAAGAATGTAGCGTAGCTTTGTGATTCTTTTAAGAATTCATTTTCTTGCTCTGGCGATAAAAAACATTCAATATTTTTATGTTTTGTATGAAACATAAAATCAAAATTTTTATCCATTATATTATGGATTCCCACAAAATACACCCTTTCTCTAGAGTGTGCTAAGCCAAAATCGATTGTGTTTAAGACCTTGTGAAAAACTTTATAGTTACAAGATTCTAATAACATAATTGCCTGTTTTAATGTTTCGCCCTTTTGATGATTAATAAAGCCTTTTACATTTTCTAAAATAAAATATTTTGGTTGTTTTATTTTGAGGATTTCTATTAAATCAAATAAGATTTGACCTTTTTACTTATTTTTAAATCCTTCTCTTTTGCCAACAATGCTAAAACTCTGGCAGGGGAAACCACTAATCAATAAATCAAAATTGGGGAGTTTGTTTGAATTGATTTTTGTTAAATCCCCAAATTCTAATTCATTTGTGGTGTCAAAGAATGTTTTGTATGTTTTAATTGCTTCCTTATCAATTTCACTAAAACCTAGACATTTAAAACCATTTAATTCAAGACCTAGCCTGCCACCACCAATGCCACTACAAAAATCAATAAAAGTCAATCTTACTTCCTTGCTTTCCCTGCGATGATAAATCTTAGTGCATTGAGTTTGATAAATCCTGCGGCGTCTTTTTGGTTATATACAGAATCTTCCTCAAAGGTGCTATAAGCCGCATTAAAGAGTGAATTTCTAGATTCTCTACCTAGCACAGTTACATTGCCTTTATATAGCTCTAGCCTCACGACACCCTCGACTTTTTCTTGTGTCTTATCAATCAATGCTTGTAGCGCCTCGCGCTCTGGGCTAAACCAATAGCCATTATAAATAAGCTCGGCATATTTTGGCATTATCGAATCTTTTAGGTGTGCCGCTTCTCTATCAAGGCATAGAGATTCTATAGCGCGATGTGCTTTTAGATAGATTGTTCCACCCGGAGTTTCATAGCACCCACGCGATTTCATACCCACATAGCGATTTTCTACCAAATCAAGTCGCCCAATGCCATTCTCTCCGCCAAGCTTGTTAAGTTTTGCCCAAAATTCTGCAGGGCTTAGCTTCTCACCATTAATTGCTACGCCATCACCTTTTTCAAAACTAATGGTAATGATAGTTGGGTTATCAGGGGCATTTTTGGGGCTTACACTCCATCGCCACATATCTTCTTCGGGTGCAACATTTGGATCTTCTAGAATCTGCCCTTCATAGCTTATATGCAAGAGATTTGCGTCCATTGAATAAGGCGATTTATTTTGCTTTTTTTCAATCTCAATGCCTGCAGATTCTGCATAAGCAAGTAATTTTTCGCGACTATTTAAATCCCACTCTCTCCAAGGCGCGATGACTTTTATATCAGGATTTAGCGCATAAGCTCCAAGCTCAAATCGCACTTGATCATTGCCTTTGCCAGTTGCGCCGTGTGCTATGGCATCAGCGCCCACTTCTCGAGCGATTTCTACAAGTCTTTTGGCAATCAAAGGGCGTGCGATGCTTGTG
This portion of the Helicobacter canadensis MIT 98-5491 genome encodes:
- the bioD gene encoding dethiobiotin synthase, with translation MQLFICGSHTDVGKTSVSAALCYAFGFEYFKLVQAGIPTDSQKIQTLSPQTKIHPQGILLQTPASPHIAMQKENIQYNGLEIPLPPSNHLLIESAGGLFTPLDSCVCMIDYLQKYHFPTLLVGSYYLGGINHILLSIEALKQRNIELLGLIISGEQNPQMDWFIQNYSSIKIAHFPTYTNDFQTKAQNLKNSLKKNGILNSK
- a CDS encoding DUF507 family protein, which produces MKLRLPHAPYIGNKIALDLSNCGFVSLLHGIEGISKVAQNFIEEDIKEEMKIEEKAREILEENLDEIEFMRADEHQLFWKIKHKLAENEGFILNWEDRYNHLAHKILDELYEEDLIEYSTSETRVKNVIFKAIDGYIKIYNEIEDVVNEKISNYKRKIVFGSEEYDLIFDRLYQEELKKKGFL
- the carA gene encoding glutamine-hydrolyzing carbamoyl-phosphate synthase small subunit, producing the protein MQTLKNAWIYLENGMFFEAKSFGANKTATGELVFNTSMTGYQEITTDPSYAGQFICFTMPEIGIVGANPKDTESHSIFAKGILCHNYNTFYSNFRATESLGQFLQQYDCMGICGLDTRMLTQTIRKQGAMMMIASTEISDKNELKKILESSPRIEAINYIKEVSTKENYTHNEGRFDFNLMNFSKPITTKKILAIDFGIKKSILRELVNAGFSVEVIPHCFDAESLIKRYSNKEFDGIFLSNGPGDPQVLDQEVAQIKKLIEAKIPIFAICLGHQLLSLAQGYPTHKLKFGHHGGNHPVKNLLTNQVEITAQNHNYSVPESIQEIAEVTHRNLFDGTIEGLRYKNALICSLQHHPEAGPGPSESTALFSEFAKLIEESKA
- a CDS encoding aminotransferase class I/II-fold pyridoxal phosphate-dependent enzyme, whose amino-acid sequence is MNAIQTILNQLEQSSNLRILFPQKHKDLEIQKNGKWLLNLASNDYLNLASNQNFIAEFLDSDLFRDNCFFSASSSRSLSGNFEIYEAFESYLESLFNKKALLFNSGYHANVGALSALGKLKNVLFLADRSIHASHIDGLKSFGKIAFKRFLHNDMQDLRKLLEHNAKNFEAIFILSEGLFSMEGDFAKIQSLIALKKQFKNVYLYIDEAHSIGSFGQNGLGLCYPILKEIDFLILTFGKAIASMGACVLCQSDFRNYFINFSRSLIYSTALPPVNIAMSYFSFLHLPNLQKQRERLSNISQDFKILLQNNLQYEILGEYNILSLVLKDNHKAIFFQKELEKRGFFAPAIRPPTIPQNQACLRFSLTQKIPFNQLESLCDSLKEIDYEYLS
- a CDS encoding pimeloyl-ACP methyl esterase BioG family protein yields the protein MNIYHKINNNKNILLLFGGFASHFSHFQNFIPSNYDWILLSHYQHLDFSTLENLLLPLQNKNLHLLGFSMGVWVAHLFLNQTSIASKFKSKTAVNGTEYGIHETYGINPKLFALTQKKFNLESFKQNLFGNHYPPPKNFLFLEESLLKDELKFFLDHQHHMDNSSKWDRIIISSNDLVFPTQTQKNFWDCQGYKQQILEIDAPHFAFFDWKF
- a CDS encoding SAM-dependent methyltransferase, producing MLKTTLQKTFSKAQNTYNKEAIIQNIMQDTLLEILTHHQNNSHFQNILELGCGRGGFSEKISKKLTYDNFVALDLIDFSQSFLGKNIEFLQFDIENLEMIKNIYQNITFDLIASNAALQWTNQFKLLPKFSQLAHKNSLLLLGIFGKHNLWEMREFLGNGLEYLDTFNYKTLLQQEWEILECFSTLHTLHFHHPLEVFRHLKNTGVNVYSTSLTLTKTHLKSYEERFENNLTYEPLYIFAQKK
- a CDS encoding EI24 domain-containing protein, translating into MGKSFTQTPYYLQKAIKDFFNPFILRLALLPFIISLVFWITIFYFFSKDVMTNLFALIQPYLTIETSWLSWIQAPLEFLAHTFLFIIIMVFFWLLQFLTLMLINAFLTPFVVQFIHKQHYSSILIQPDTAFFVSLLFLIISYVIYAMLFLCLLPFYFIPPIWIIGITFLNYWLFSKILLQDVGENIFSQQEFTHTKQIHKNAIRSLIIPLFLLSLIPFVSFFVPLFSSIALTHLFFHIKGDLKDGNSN
- a CDS encoding replicative DNA helicase, whose translation is MEIQIERAVLSSIFFDPEQLDFVSETLAPEDFSYTPNQNIFAAMLELRRLDMPIDEEFILKKSTKSRPIDQEEILNILSTSPISDIHAYTKEIKEDSTRRKLHSLAMKINEASNDSDNPAKDIIDYLQSELYKITNIHENKEFRDSKEVTTATLRYIEEIKKRGNSVLIGVDTGFHSLNEKTTGFGKGDLIIVAARPAMGKTTLVLNMAQKALDTGRGVAFFSLEMPAEQLMLRMLSAKTSIALQHLRVGNLQDEEWEQLSHAADIMANAPLFIDDNSLLTIHQFRTKMRKIKSKHPEIGLAVIDYLQLMSSTDGKKDRHQEVSEISRGLKMIARELEIPIIALSQLNRSLESRSDRRPMLSDLRESGSIEQDADIILFVYRDAVYKQKDEKEKEEAARKEGKEYKSTFVPKNEEEAEIIIGKQRNGPTGVVKLTFHKHCTRFVDSTDSSNALEIIYESTAQTTQTHFTPPENNQIEAPII